The following proteins come from a genomic window of Heyndrickxia acidicola:
- the rarD gene encoding EamA family transporter RarD, with amino-acid sequence MKNEERSGMAFAALSYIIWGVLPIYWKWLDGITANEILANRVLWSFVFVLLILMTTGKLGNLLQTAGYLKKNPKILGSLVIASLLVTGNWFIYIWAVNSDQIVEASLGYYINPLISILLGVFFLREKLTRAQILSFLIAAAGVGILTFSYGKFPWVALSLALTFGLYGLAKKLIKVESVIGLTLETMTVTPLAIVYLVYLSFQGKLSLFHTSAVNEFLLMGAGVVTAIPLLLFAKGAQKIPLYMLGFLQYIAPTIMLILGVFFYNEPFSMVQIGAFICIWTAVLITTISNMKWLHTKAGKWKKGKTFQA; translated from the coding sequence ATGAAAAATGAAGAACGTTCAGGGATGGCCTTTGCAGCTTTATCCTATATTATTTGGGGAGTCCTTCCTATTTACTGGAAGTGGCTGGACGGAATCACAGCGAATGAAATACTGGCAAATCGTGTGTTATGGTCATTCGTATTTGTGTTGTTGATTTTAATGACGACGGGCAAGCTGGGGAACTTATTACAAACAGCGGGATATTTAAAGAAAAACCCAAAAATCCTTGGCTCACTCGTAATCGCTTCCCTGCTTGTAACCGGAAACTGGTTTATTTATATTTGGGCAGTCAATAGCGATCAGATAGTCGAAGCATCATTAGGCTATTATATTAATCCGCTCATAAGTATACTTCTTGGTGTATTTTTTCTCCGGGAAAAATTAACAAGGGCTCAAATTCTCTCTTTTTTAATTGCAGCAGCAGGGGTGGGAATCTTAACCTTCTCGTATGGAAAATTTCCATGGGTGGCCCTCAGTCTTGCGCTTACCTTTGGCTTGTATGGCCTGGCAAAGAAGCTAATAAAAGTGGAATCGGTGATCGGTCTTACACTGGAAACCATGACAGTTACGCCGCTGGCCATTGTCTATTTGGTTTATCTTTCTTTCCAAGGAAAGCTTTCATTGTTCCATACATCTGCAGTAAATGAGTTTTTATTAATGGGAGCAGGAGTTGTAACAGCTATTCCTCTTCTCTTATTTGCAAAAGGCGCACAAAAAATTCCTCTCTATATGCTGGGATTTCTGCAATATATTGCTCCGACCATCATGCTTATCCTTGGGGTGTTCTTTTATAACGAGCCCTTCAGCATGGTTCAAATAGGGGCGTTTATCTGTATTTGGACAGCGGTTCTGATTACCACTATCTCAAATATGAAATGGCTGCATACAAAAGCAGGAAAATGGAAAAAAGGAAAGACTTTTCAAGCATAA
- a CDS encoding NAD kinase, protein MTDRSNIYFFHNQSTETINQIASLHELAERYGFTIVDHFQQANIIISVGGDGTFLQAVRKTGFKQDSLYVGISTKRELGMYCDFNIDDLSAMIEAMTQAKIEVRKYPTILVNIDNEGSFYCLNEFSIRSGIIKTFVMDVFIDDLHFETFRGDGMLISTPTGSTAYNKSVNGAIVDPLLPCLEVSEIASLNNHRYRTLGSSFILSGSRKLTLRVVANGNDYPTMGMDNEALSIRHVEKAEIQLSDKVIKTVKLKDNSFWEKVKRTFL, encoded by the coding sequence ATGACTGACCGCAGCAATATATATTTTTTTCATAATCAAAGTACGGAAACGATTAATCAAATAGCCTCATTGCATGAGCTTGCAGAACGTTATGGATTTACAATCGTAGACCATTTTCAACAGGCTAATATCATTATTAGTGTTGGAGGGGATGGTACCTTTTTGCAGGCAGTAAGGAAGACGGGCTTTAAACAAGACAGTTTGTATGTAGGAATTTCTACAAAACGGGAACTGGGAATGTATTGTGATTTTAATATCGACGATCTCTCAGCCATGATTGAAGCTATGACCCAGGCGAAGATTGAAGTGAGGAAATACCCAACGATTCTTGTGAATATTGATAATGAAGGGTCTTTTTACTGCTTGAATGAATTTAGTATCCGTTCCGGTATTATAAAAACCTTTGTTATGGATGTATTTATTGATGATCTCCATTTTGAAACCTTTCGGGGAGATGGAATGCTGATTTCCACTCCAACAGGGAGCACTGCCTATAATAAATCGGTAAACGGCGCCATCGTCGATCCTCTGCTGCCGTGTCTTGAAGTCAGTGAGATTGCCTCTCTGAATAATCATCGTTATCGAACACTGGGCTCCTCTTTTATACTAAGTGGCAGCCGAAAGCTTACCTTAAGGGTAGTGGCAAACGGAAACGATTATCCTACCATGGGAATGGATAATGAGGCTTTGAGTATCCGGCACGTTGAAAAGGCAGAAATTCAATTGAGTGATAAAGTAATCAAAACGGTTAAACTGAAAGATAACTCTTTTTGGGAAAAAGTAAAAAGAACCTTTTTATAA
- a CDS encoding DUF2953 domain-containing protein, which yields MLVAGIILAAIILFFIIISFSSILIVIDFSHRKDDDHFKVQLRFWKFIRYNINVPTIKVEEDQPNIEYKKQTSSGNKEHTKVTPKDIHQRISDLQELLEHVAGMNKIFKKFLKTIRIKKFEWHTLVGLGDAASTGVLTGAVWTMKGGILAFLSHYMKMKAKPNCSVVPSFQIPVSQTFLTCIFKIRIGNAILTGFKVLKYWRGGKGSFKTEPLSMVSDDDSKPSAG from the coding sequence ATGCTGGTTGCCGGTATTATCCTTGCTGCCATTATCCTTTTTTTTATTATAATCTCTTTTTCCTCCATCCTCATTGTGATTGATTTTTCACATAGGAAGGATGACGACCATTTTAAAGTTCAATTGCGCTTTTGGAAATTTATTCGATATAACATTAATGTGCCAACGATTAAAGTGGAAGAAGATCAGCCGAATATTGAATATAAGAAACAAACTAGCAGTGGAAATAAGGAGCATACAAAGGTTACACCAAAAGATATTCATCAAAGAATCAGTGATTTACAAGAGCTTTTAGAACATGTTGCAGGGATGAATAAAATATTTAAGAAATTTTTAAAGACTATCCGAATAAAAAAATTTGAATGGCACACGTTAGTTGGGCTGGGCGATGCAGCTTCCACAGGGGTTTTAACAGGAGCTGTTTGGACAATGAAAGGCGGGATACTAGCGTTTTTGAGCCATTATATGAAAATGAAAGCAAAGCCCAATTGTTCAGTTGTGCCTTCTTTTCAAATTCCCGTCTCTCAAACCTTTTTAACATGTATTTTTAAAATACGAATCGGGAATGCTATACTGACAGGTTTTAAGGTATTGAAATATTGGCGGGGGGGAAAAGGCTCCTTTAAAACCGAGCCCTTGTCAATGGTATCGGATGATGATTCTAAACCTTCTGCCGGTTAA
- the ytfJ gene encoding GerW family sporulation protein → MSGHPIEGLMSAAMENLKEMIDVNTIIGDPVETPDGSVILTVSKVGFGFAAGGSQFNGNGKSTAHEGGQSSGLPFGGGSGGGVSITPIAFLIVNSQGVKMLHLDENTHLLEKIMDVAPSVIERIQGMIKKNDSDDHHQSNHQSNGWKSAQTHPQKQDLDF, encoded by the coding sequence ATGAGTGGACATCCAATTGAAGGATTAATGTCAGCAGCAATGGAAAATTTAAAAGAAATGATTGATGTAAACACAATCATTGGGGATCCTGTTGAAACTCCTGATGGCAGTGTGATTTTAACGGTTTCAAAGGTCGGTTTTGGTTTTGCGGCAGGTGGAAGCCAGTTTAATGGCAATGGAAAATCCACTGCTCATGAAGGCGGCCAATCCTCTGGTCTTCCATTCGGAGGAGGAAGCGGCGGCGGTGTTTCCATTACGCCAATTGCTTTTCTCATCGTCAATTCACAAGGAGTTAAAATGCTTCACCTTGATGAAAATACACATCTTTTGGAAAAAATTATGGATGTGGCGCCAAGTGTGATTGAAAGAATTCAAGGAATGATCAAGAAAAATGACAGCGATGATCATCATCAATCCAATCATCAATCCAATGGGTGGAAAAGCGCTCAAACCCATCCGCAAAAACAGGATTTAGATTTTTAA
- the tpx gene encoding thiol peroxidase, whose amino-acid sequence MASVTFIEKPVTLIGNELKPGDKAPDFTVLANDLSEVTLQDSKGTVRIISVVPSIDTGVCDAQTRKFNEEASKLENVQVLTISVDLPFAQGRWCAASGLENVKVLSDHRDLSFGEAYGVVMKEFRLLARAVFVVDSEDNITYAEYVSEGTHHPDYEKAIEAAKKAQ is encoded by the coding sequence ATGGCATCTGTAACTTTTATTGAAAAACCCGTTACATTAATAGGAAACGAGCTAAAGCCGGGAGATAAGGCACCTGACTTCACTGTACTTGCCAATGATTTATCAGAGGTTACTCTGCAGGATTCAAAGGGAACAGTCCGCATTATCAGTGTTGTACCATCCATTGATACGGGTGTATGTGATGCTCAGACCCGCAAATTTAATGAAGAAGCATCAAAATTGGAAAATGTTCAGGTCTTAACGATTTCAGTGGATCTTCCTTTTGCTCAAGGACGCTGGTGTGCTGCATCTGGACTTGAAAATGTAAAGGTGCTTTCTGATCACCGTGATCTTTCATTTGGAGAAGCCTACGGTGTGGTAATGAAGGAGTTTCGTTTATTGGCTCGCGCCGTGTTTGTCGTAGATTCAGAAGACAACATTACATACGCAGAATATGTGAGCGAAGGCACACATCACCCAGACTATGAAAAAGCAATCGAAGCCGCTAAAAAAGCTCAATAA
- a CDS encoding class I SAM-dependent methyltransferase: MSVSPMETIFNVFNETADILKEELSCTYLEALAETSENFFQGDVLQTELSEVTKKRLLKKYSEIKLESYTNETIRKAFQLAILKGMKDSSQPNHQMTPDSIGLFMGYLISKFLEKHSAVTILDPAVGTGNLIFTILNHLDAKEANAFGVDIDELLIQLAYDGANLQQQPIQLFNQDALEPLFIDPVDVVVSDLPVGYYPNDEGASKYTLKADTGHSYAHHLFIEQSMGHTKPGGYLFFLIPNGLFESPEAPNLHRYLKETADIQGILQLPLSMFQNPGSAKSILILQKKGLGVQPPKQVLLANLPSLSNQQGMQSIIEKLDQWLAENKA, translated from the coding sequence ATGTCCGTTTCTCCAATGGAAACCATTTTTAATGTATTTAACGAAACAGCCGATATTTTGAAGGAAGAGCTATCTTGCACATATCTTGAAGCTCTTGCTGAAACCAGTGAAAACTTTTTCCAGGGAGATGTGCTCCAGACTGAACTCAGTGAAGTAACAAAGAAAAGGCTGCTAAAAAAATATTCCGAAATAAAATTAGAATCTTACACAAATGAGACCATACGAAAAGCTTTTCAATTGGCAATCTTAAAAGGCATGAAGGACAGTTCGCAGCCTAATCATCAGATGACACCGGACTCTATCGGGCTATTTATGGGGTATTTAATTTCAAAGTTTCTGGAAAAGCATTCTGCTGTTACCATTCTTGATCCTGCAGTAGGGACAGGAAACTTAATTTTTACCATCCTAAATCACCTTGATGCGAAAGAAGCAAACGCGTTTGGTGTAGATATTGATGAATTGCTTATTCAGCTTGCTTATGACGGGGCGAATTTGCAGCAACAGCCGATCCAATTGTTTAACCAGGATGCATTGGAGCCATTATTTATTGATCCTGTTGACGTTGTTGTCAGCGATTTGCCTGTGGGCTATTATCCGAATGATGAAGGGGCATCGAAATATACGCTGAAAGCTGACACTGGACACTCATATGCCCACCACTTGTTCATTGAACAAAGTATGGGACATACGAAACCAGGGGGCTATCTCTTTTTCTTAATACCAAACGGTTTATTCGAATCACCTGAAGCACCAAATCTTCATCGCTATTTAAAAGAAACTGCGGATATCCAGGGTATACTGCAGCTTCCACTATCCATGTTTCAAAATCCTGGATCTGCTAAAAGCATTTTAATCCTGCAGAAAAAAGGGCTGGGAGTACAGCCGCCAAAGCAGGTACTGCTTGCTAATTTACCATCCTTATCGAATCAGCAAGGAATGCAAAGCATTATCGAAAAGCTTGACCAATGGCTGGCTGAAAATAAAGCTTAA
- a CDS encoding acetate kinase, translating into MAKIIAINAGSSSLKFQLFEMPEEHVIAKGIIERIGLNDSIFTLTVNGEKYTDTLDIPNHAAAVNMLLDKLTSKDIIKSLNEIEGVGHRVVHGGELFRDSVVVTEKVVKQIEGLSDLAPLHNPANLTGIIAFQKALPEVPEVAVFDTAFHQTMPENSFLYSLPYEYYKKYGIRKYGFHGTSHKYVSQRAAEILGRPIEQLRILSCHLGNGASIAAIEGGKSIDTSMGFTPLAGVTMGTRSGNLDPALIPFIMEKTGKTAEEVLEVLNKESGLLGVSGVSSDLRDITIAAEQGDERAILALEVFASRIHKYIGSYAARMSGMDVIIFTAGIGENSEAVRARVLRGLEFMGVYWNTDLNKVRGEETFLNYPHSPVKVMVIPTNEEVMIARDVIRLKPL; encoded by the coding sequence TTGGCGAAAATTATTGCAATAAACGCAGGTAGTTCCTCGTTGAAGTTTCAACTTTTTGAAATGCCGGAAGAACATGTCATTGCCAAAGGAATTATTGAAAGAATTGGATTAAACGATTCCATCTTTACTCTAACGGTAAATGGTGAAAAATATACGGATACATTGGATATTCCAAATCACGCGGCTGCCGTGAACATGCTTCTGGATAAGCTTACGTCAAAAGATATTATAAAGTCATTAAATGAAATAGAAGGAGTGGGCCACAGGGTAGTTCATGGAGGAGAACTGTTCCGTGACTCTGTTGTCGTAACGGAAAAAGTAGTGAAGCAAATAGAAGGGCTTTCTGATTTGGCTCCACTGCATAATCCAGCAAATTTGACAGGTATTATTGCTTTTCAGAAAGCGCTGCCAGAGGTTCCCGAGGTGGCTGTATTTGATACAGCATTTCATCAAACTATGCCTGAAAACTCTTTCCTCTACAGTCTTCCTTATGAATATTATAAAAAGTACGGTATCCGTAAATATGGATTTCATGGCACATCCCATAAATATGTCTCCCAGCGTGCAGCGGAGATACTTGGAAGACCGATTGAGCAATTGCGTATTCTTTCCTGCCATCTTGGCAATGGGGCCAGTATCGCTGCAATAGAAGGTGGTAAATCCATTGACACGTCCATGGGCTTCACGCCTCTTGCAGGCGTCACAATGGGTACACGGTCAGGAAATCTCGACCCTGCTTTAATTCCCTTCATTATGGAGAAAACAGGGAAAACTGCTGAGGAAGTACTGGAGGTCCTGAATAAGGAATCCGGCTTGCTCGGGGTTTCTGGCGTTTCAAGTGATCTTAGGGATATCACCATTGCAGCCGAACAGGGGGATGAAAGGGCCATCCTGGCGCTGGAAGTCTTTGCAAGCCGTATTCATAAATATATAGGTTCATACGCAGCAAGAATGTCTGGGATGGATGTTATTATTTTTACAGCTGGAATTGGTGAAAATAGTGAGGCGGTTCGGGCCAGGGTTTTACGAGGCCTGGAGTTTATGGGCGTGTATTGGAACACTGACTTAAATAAAGTGCGCGGCGAAGAGACCTTTCTTAATTATCCCCATTCACCTGTTAAAGTAATGGTCATCCCCACAAATGAAGAAGTTATGATTGCAAGGGATGTTATCAGGCTCAAGCCTCTTTGA
- a CDS encoding EcsC family protein, with the protein MAMSKREETIWKEIQAFEESILQYETNDFVNVYNNWTDQALSLVPEPAAELFFNKLDTWLFHLNSLIQGTQIQNDAREQILVTGRIFNESIQSIQDLRQLNADQLKYIAEQHASRHRLYSFLQGGITGTGQALILSTDFLAMLVLNLRAVQLTAMSYGYDVQIPFEMMTSLKVFHAATLPARLKGEGWNELMKDLEVNHHDSYFYGGNEQLTNVHWLEEPLKQLVKVFFIASFSRKTLSRIPLLSMGIGAVSNYRYTRKVTEFASRYYQYRYLLDKYSAQ; encoded by the coding sequence ATGGCGATGTCAAAGCGGGAAGAAACGATTTGGAAAGAGATTCAGGCATTTGAAGAATCCATTCTTCAATATGAAACAAATGATTTTGTAAACGTTTATAATAATTGGACAGACCAGGCCTTGAGTCTGGTACCTGAACCTGCTGCTGAACTATTCTTTAATAAGCTGGATACCTGGCTATTTCATTTGAATTCCCTTATTCAAGGTACGCAAATTCAAAATGATGCACGTGAACAAATCCTGGTCACTGGGAGAATATTTAATGAATCCATACAATCCATTCAGGACCTTCGCCAATTGAACGCTGACCAGCTGAAATACATAGCAGAACAGCATGCCTCCCGCCATAGATTGTATTCTTTTCTACAGGGAGGGATTACGGGAACGGGCCAAGCGTTAATACTTTCCACAGACTTTCTTGCGATGCTTGTCCTAAACCTCAGAGCCGTTCAATTGACAGCCATGTCCTATGGATATGATGTGCAGATTCCGTTTGAGATGATGACTTCATTAAAGGTTTTTCATGCTGCTACCTTGCCTGCCCGCTTAAAAGGGGAAGGCTGGAATGAATTAATGAAAGATCTAGAAGTAAATCACCATGATTCTTATTTTTACGGGGGAAATGAACAGCTCACCAATGTCCATTGGCTTGAGGAGCCGCTAAAGCAATTGGTTAAGGTATTTTTTATCGCGTCCTTTAGTAGAAAAACACTCTCCCGCATTCCTTTATTATCAATGGGGATAGGGGCCGTATCTAATTACCGTTATACAAGGAAAGTGACTGAATTTGCCAGCCGATATTACCAATACCGTTATCTGCTTGATAAATATTCGGCTCAATAA
- a CDS encoding MogA/MoaB family molybdenum cofactor biosynthesis protein yields MSVSEHKQKAPDCVVCAVITVSDTRTKETDKSGAAMHTFLQEEGHSVEFYTIVKDEQKDITAAVERAASHPAIQVILLNGGTGMASRDVTIETVTALFEKELIGFGELFRMISYLEDIGSAAMLSRAAAGTYKGRMIFATPGSTGAVRLAMKKLIMPELGHLVRELGKDQL; encoded by the coding sequence ATGAGTGTATCTGAACATAAACAAAAAGCTCCTGATTGTGTTGTCTGTGCTGTCATAACGGTTAGTGACACCCGTACAAAAGAAACGGACAAAAGTGGAGCGGCAATGCACACATTTCTTCAAGAAGAAGGACATTCAGTTGAATTTTACACCATAGTAAAAGATGAACAGAAAGACATTACGGCCGCAGTGGAGAGGGCTGCCAGCCATCCTGCCATTCAGGTGATTTTACTGAATGGGGGTACTGGGATGGCCAGCCGTGATGTAACCATTGAAACCGTTACTGCTTTATTTGAGAAAGAATTAATCGGCTTTGGTGAACTGTTCAGGATGATTAGCTATTTAGAAGACATAGGCTCCGCAGCCATGTTGTCCAGAGCGGCTGCAGGCACATATAAAGGGAGAATGATCTTTGCCACTCCCGGTTCTACAGGGGCAGTACGTCTGGCAATGAAGAAGCTGATTATGCCGGAACTGGGCCATCTTGTCCGTGAACTGGGTAAGGATCAACTCTAA
- a CDS encoding aldo/keto reductase → MKMMPLEKRNITNSRLALGCMGFGGSWDSSPITKQHILEAEKAVDTALASGITMFDHADIYTRGKAEETFGKVLKARPELRGQMVIQSKCGIRFEDEKAPGRYDFSKEHILHSVDNILKRLSVEYLDILLLHRPDPLMEPEEVAEAFRDVHASGKVRHFGVSNMSKGQMSLLQTYSEQPIIVNQLEMSLNKLDWVDQGIHVNQQVGTDVHFAEGFIEYSMMSDIQIQAWSPLARGIFSGREEPNLTEAELKTKELVEKMAIEKETSREAIVLGWLMRHPAMIQPVIGTTNPERIQKCQDAIRQAEQMTREEWYTLYVTARGNRLP, encoded by the coding sequence ATGAAAATGATGCCATTAGAAAAACGAAACATAACGAACAGCCGCCTTGCACTAGGATGTATGGGGTTTGGCGGTTCCTGGGATAGCAGCCCTATCACAAAACAGCACATTCTGGAAGCTGAAAAAGCAGTCGATACTGCTCTTGCATCGGGCATCACGATGTTCGACCACGCTGATATCTACACAAGAGGAAAAGCGGAAGAAACCTTTGGAAAAGTGTTAAAGGCACGTCCTGAATTACGTGGACAAATGGTCATTCAAAGTAAATGCGGGATTCGTTTTGAGGATGAAAAGGCGCCGGGAAGGTATGACTTTTCAAAAGAACATATTCTGCATTCTGTAGATAATATCTTAAAAAGGCTTTCTGTCGAATACCTTGATATCTTACTGCTTCACCGACCAGATCCTTTAATGGAGCCAGAAGAAGTTGCGGAAGCATTCCGTGATGTTCACGCCTCAGGAAAAGTGCGTCATTTTGGTGTATCCAATATGAGCAAAGGCCAAATGTCACTTCTTCAAACATATAGTGAACAGCCAATCATCGTAAACCAGTTAGAAATGAGTTTAAACAAGCTTGACTGGGTTGACCAAGGTATACATGTTAATCAGCAAGTAGGAACAGACGTTCATTTCGCTGAAGGCTTTATTGAATACAGCATGATGAGCGATATACAGATTCAAGCGTGGTCTCCATTAGCGAGAGGGATTTTTTCAGGCAGAGAGGAGCCAAATCTCACAGAAGCTGAGCTGAAGACAAAGGAATTAGTCGAGAAAATGGCAATTGAAAAAGAAACTAGCAGAGAAGCGATTGTTTTAGGGTGGTTAATGAGGCATCCTGCCATGATTCAGCCGGTTATTGGCACAACGAATCCTGAGCGTATTCAGAAGTGCCAGGACGCTATCCGCCAGGCAGAGCAGATGACGAGAGAAGAATGGTACACTCTATATGTCACGGCAAGAGGAAACAGACTGCCATAA